The DNA region TGTAAATTTTTTAAATAAGGTGGGTTTATAATGCGCACGAATTTATTAAAAATCTTTGCCAAATATAAAAAATCACTTGTCCAGACACTAACACTTTCTTTAATCCTCGGCTCACCCTGTATAGTTAACGCAACTTTGCCTGCACAAAGCTTTAGCGGCGGACAAGTACTTACAATCACAGAGGATATCTATAATATTTCTCCTGGCTATGCCTTATATGTCACAGACCTCGGAACTAAAATTACCGTAAACAATGCTAGTATTACCTCTACTAGCCCTGTTCACACTATCATGGCAGATAAATTCGGGCAAATAATTTTAAATAATGTTAATGTTCTCACCACTAGTAGTCACTCAGTTGTCGCCAATCGCAATGGCAGCATTACCATAAATGGCGGAAGTATCGTAAATAAAGAGACTAGGTCTTTTTCCCCCGGTCTTCCTTTCTATATTGCCGCTGGTTCTGAAAGCAATGGTACTCTGACTCTTAATAATGTATCTATCCAGGCTGCTGGTACCGCTCTGTTTGCCAATACTACTTCTATACTAAATGCTAATGTTAATGGGCAAAACATCTCAGGCAAAATACTAATGAATCTCGCTGAGGGCGGTGAAATTAACCTTAATGCTAGCAATGGTAGTCAACTCTATGGCTACAATTATATTTATGTCATTGGAACTGTTGGTAAGGCGAATCTTACGCTTAATAGCGGTGCAACTTGGACACTGCCCGCCAATTCCCCTGTTACCAACTTAACGCTTAATAACGGTAATGTCGTATTTACCGCGCCAACTGCGAGCTATAAAACCCTTACCCTTAACAATAACTTAGCTGGGGTGGGTGGCACTTTTCGCCTCCATTCTAATTTAGCTAATAACCAAAGTGACAAACTCGTAATTACTGGTAATAGTAGCGGTAATCACAAACTCTATCTTAATAACGCTGGTGACTTGCCCAATAATACCACTCAAGCGATTAAAGTCGTAGATCTTAATACAGCAAGTACCAATACTGCAACTTTTAGCGGTGGTGCTGATGTTGGTATTTACCGTTATGGAATTGCCCAAGGCACAACGCTAAGCAATTATAGCGGTTTATCAGGTGCTGAGGATTACTACGCCTATAATACTTTTAGCGCCTCCACACCTGTACAAGTGGGTATGAATAGTAATTTAGGGGCACAAGTTTTGGGCTATGCCGAACAAAACGAAATTAAAAAGCGCTTAGGCGAAGTTCGTTTTGGGCAACAAAGCAGTGATGATATTTGGTTGCGCACTTATGCCGAAAGATTTAGCGTAAAGCCTGCTAATAGCAGTAGCTTGAAACAA from Succinispira mobilis DSM 6222 includes:
- a CDS encoding autotransporter outer membrane beta-barrel domain-containing protein, producing the protein MRTNLLKIFAKYKKSLVQTLTLSLILGSPCIVNATLPAQSFSGGQVLTITEDIYNISPGYALYVTDLGTKITVNNASITSTSPVHTIMADKFGQIILNNVNVLTTSSHSVVANRNGSITINGGSIVNKETRSFSPGLPFYIAAGSESNGTLTLNNVSIQAAGTALFANTTSILNANVNGQNISGKILMNLAEGGEINLNASNGSQLYGYNYIYVIGTVGKANLTLNSGATWTLPANSPVTNLTLNNGNVVFTAPTASYKTLTLNNNLAGVGGTFRLHSNLANNQSDKLVITGNSSGNHKLYLNNAGDLPNNTTQAIKVVDLNTASTNTATFSGGADVGIYRYGIAQGTTLSNYSGLSGAEDYYAYNTFSASTPVQVGMNSNLGAQVLGYAEQNEIKKRLGEVRFGQQSSDDIWLRTYAERFSVKPANSSSLKQNVRGIEVGKDNPVSYQGGKRFLGFVVGAGKASNSFETTESSSGSSNSFYLGAYSSWVQDDGAYLDLISKYNWFRHSFDAQLVGGGTDHAAFKNRGLSLSAEVGKRFKQQDGVFIEPQAELAAFWATEADYQTSNGLNIKNPEAQSLMLRLGCAVGKSWQTTDGKTQQIYAKASWLHEFKGESQTIANNVVFDSNLKGSQAVTGIGFIEDSAHKQVYLDLEKSWGSKVSKDWGLNVGVRWKF